The Candoia aspera isolate rCanAsp1 chromosome 6, rCanAsp1.hap2, whole genome shotgun sequence genome has a segment encoding these proteins:
- the GPR148 gene encoding probable G-protein coupled receptor 148 codes for MNYSLCASARILHENITLYRELRLNDSFSLDNPSLQSLQEWIVYPPYFRLQMFLIPPIICLLAAILVIPFILFVIFSHVNIRQETRYLLLGNALLSDLMYLLLYTLSAVFSMSGFSPSNGGCVMLLFFLAMTYCGGLFTSAAMVLDTYLAILWPLHYISILPYSRAKKLILFLWICSGIFPGIVFLILHLTQDSSECPVENCSVPIILAMTLQGNDAMKFCYILSVSALFICLSLILCCYMLLYFKTKRSGIWRNIFSRASVTFLMHHIILFFHFSPLVAVVVESLLYVNAVIGPQTGIWVSMIVCNVLITLPKALLPYLCGLRYREISSSLKFFIKWKRSTVVSPASFT; via the coding sequence ATGAACTATTCTCTATGTGCATCAGCAAGGATTTTGCACGAGAACATCACCCTCTATAGAGAATTGCGCTTAAATGATTCCTTCTCTTTGGATAACCCCTCTTTGCAAAGCCTGCAAGAATGGATTGTCTACCCTCCATATTTCAGATTGCAGATGTTTTTGATCCCACCAATAATTTGTCTTCTGGCAGCCATTCTGGTCATTCCTTTCATCTTATTTGTGATTTTTTCCCATGTCAACATACGTCAGGAAACAAGGTACCTTTTGTTGGGAAATGCTTTGCTTAGTGACTTGATGTATCTGCTGCTCTACACCCTGTCTGCAGTTTTCAGTATGTCCGGCTTCAGCCCCTCAAACGGTGGTTGTGTCATGCTGTTGTTTTTCCTGGCAATGACTTACTGTGGAGGATTATTCACATCTGCCGCAATGGTGCTGGACACTTACTTGGCCATACTGTGGCCTTTACATTATATTTCCATCCTGCCCTATTCCCGAGCAAAAAAACTGATACTGTTCCTATGGATCTGCTCTGGGATTTTCCCTGGGATTGTCTTCTTAATACTACACCTCACTCAGGACTCCAGTGAATGTCCAGTAGAAAACTGCTCCGTTCCAATAATACTGGCAATGACTTTACAAGGAAATGATGCCATGAAATTCTGCTACATACTCTCAGTCTCTGCCCTTTTTATCTGTCTGTCCCTCATTCTTTGTTGTTATATGCtcttgtattttaaaacaaagcgGTCAGGAATATGGAGAAACATTTTCTCTCGAGCCAGTGTGACATTCCTGATGCATCACATTATCCTATTCTTTCATTTCTCTCCTCTTGTGGCTGTTGTGgtggagtcacttctttatgtcaATGCTGTCATTGGGCCACAGACAGGAATTTGGGTCTCTATGATTGTTTGTAATGTCCTGATTACTTTGCCCAAGGCTTTGTTACCTTATCTGTGTGGGCTTCGATACAGAGAGATATCATCATCCCTCAAGTTCTTCATCAAATGGAAACGCTCTACAGTGGTATCTCCTGCTTCATTTACTTGA